One Denticeps clupeoides chromosome 3, fDenClu1.1, whole genome shotgun sequence DNA window includes the following coding sequences:
- the rab1aa gene encoding RAB1A, member RAS oncogene family a isoform X1, producing the protein MPPLPSTSDYLFKLLLIGDSGVGKSCLLLRFADDTYTESYISTIGVDFKIRTIELDGKTIKLQIWDTAGQERFRTITSSYYRGAHGIIVVYDVTDQESFNNVKQWLQEIDRYASESVNKLLVGNKSDLTTKKVVDYTTAKEFADSLGIPFLETSAKNATNVEQSFMTMAAEIKKRMGPGASAPGTEKSNVKIQSTPVKTSSGGCC; encoded by the exons ATGCCCCCCCTTCCTTCCACTAGTGACTACTTATTCAAGCTTCTTCTGATTGGTGACTCTGGTGTGGGGAAGTCTTGCCTTCTGCTACGCTTTGCA GATGATACATACACAGAAAGTTATATAAGCACCATCGGCGTGGACTTCAAAATTAGAACAATAGAATTAGATGGAAAGACCATaaaactacagatt TGGGACACTGCAGGACAGGAGCGCTTTCGCACCATTACGTCCAGTTACTACAGAGGGGCTCATGGCATTATTGTCGTCTATGATGTCACAGATCAG GAGTCTTTTAATAACGTGAAGCAGTGGCTGCAGGAGATTGACCGTTATGCCAGTGAGAGTGTTAACAAGTTGCTAGTTGGAAACAAATCAGACCTTACCACAAAAAAAGTTGTGGACTACACAACAGCCAAG GAGTTTGCAGACTCTCTAGGTATTCCGTTCCTGGAAACCAGTGCTAAGAACGCGACCAACGTGGAGCAGTCCTTTATGACCATGGCAGCCGAGATTAAAAAGCGAATGGGCCCGGGAGCTTCAGCTCCTGGCACTGAAAAATCGAACGTGAAGATCCAAAGTACGCCAGTCAAGACCTCTTCAGGTGGTTGTTGCTGA
- the rab1aa gene encoding RAB1A, member RAS oncogene family a isoform X2 → MNPEYDYLFKLLLIGDSGVGKSCLLLRFADDTYTESYISTIGVDFKIRTIELDGKTIKLQIWDTAGQERFRTITSSYYRGAHGIIVVYDVTDQESFNNVKQWLQEIDRYASESVNKLLVGNKSDLTTKKVVDYTTAKEFADSLGIPFLETSAKNATNVEQSFMTMAAEIKKRMGPGASAPGTEKSNVKIQSTPVKTSSGGCC, encoded by the exons TGACTACTTATTCAAGCTTCTTCTGATTGGTGACTCTGGTGTGGGGAAGTCTTGCCTTCTGCTACGCTTTGCA GATGATACATACACAGAAAGTTATATAAGCACCATCGGCGTGGACTTCAAAATTAGAACAATAGAATTAGATGGAAAGACCATaaaactacagatt TGGGACACTGCAGGACAGGAGCGCTTTCGCACCATTACGTCCAGTTACTACAGAGGGGCTCATGGCATTATTGTCGTCTATGATGTCACAGATCAG GAGTCTTTTAATAACGTGAAGCAGTGGCTGCAGGAGATTGACCGTTATGCCAGTGAGAGTGTTAACAAGTTGCTAGTTGGAAACAAATCAGACCTTACCACAAAAAAAGTTGTGGACTACACAACAGCCAAG GAGTTTGCAGACTCTCTAGGTATTCCGTTCCTGGAAACCAGTGCTAAGAACGCGACCAACGTGGAGCAGTCCTTTATGACCATGGCAGCCGAGATTAAAAAGCGAATGGGCCCGGGAGCTTCAGCTCCTGGCACTGAAAAATCGAACGTGAAGATCCAAAGTACGCCAGTCAAGACCTCTTCAGGTGGTTGTTGCTGA